The Pseudomonas putida nucleotide sequence TGGGCCAGGCCACGTCGCACCGCTTCGCCGATCATCGCCTGGTCATCGACCAGCAGGACCATTGCCGAATTCTCGTTGGGCGTCGCGAAGCCTTCGATCGGTAGATCAGTCATTCGAATTCACCTGATCACGGCCGTCCATGCGGCGCGATTCTATACATGTCGTCATTTTGCAAAGGTTTCCATCAAGCGCCCGGCAATTCGCTCAAGCGGGCGGATTTCTACCGCTGCATCGATTGCCGCAGCGGCCTTGGGCATGCCGTACACCGCACTGCTGGACTGGTCCTGGGCAATCGTCAGAAAGCCCTGCTGGCGCATCAGCTTCAGGCCCTGGGCGCCATCGCGCCCCATGCCGGTGAGCAGCACGCCCACCGCATCGCCGTTCCAGTAACGCGCCACGCTCTCGAAGAACACGTCGATCGAGGGCCGGTAGATTTCGTTGACAGGTTCGGCAGTGTAGGCCAACTGGCCACCCTGCAGCAGGCGGATATGGTGATTGGTCCCGGCCAGCAACACCTGCCCGGGTTGTGGCGGCTCGCCTTCGCGGGCCAGGCGCACCGGCAGGCCGCAGGCGCTGGCGAGCCACTCGGCCATGCCGGCAGCAAACACCTGGTCAACATGCTGGACCAGCACGATAGAGGCTGGAAAGCCGCGCGGCAGGCCTTTGAGCAGCACTTCGAGCGCGGCAGGGCCGCCAGCGGACGAGCCAATGGCCACCAGGCCGCTGCGCTGGGAGGCCTCGCGCAGGGGCGCGGCGAGCGGCTTGCTGGCACCGGGCCGCTGCTGGCCGATCAACCAGCCGATGTTGAGGATCTTGCGCAGCAGCGGCGCCGCTGCCTCACGTGCGTCCCCCGCGCCCAGCGCGGGGGTGTCGACCACATCCAGGGCACCATGGCCCATGGCCTCGAACACCCGGTGCACGTTCTGCTTGCGGTCGACCGTGACGATGACGATGGCACAAGGCGTTTCGGCCATGATCCGCCGGGTCGCCTCGACGCCATCCATCACCGGCATGATCAGGTCCATGAGAATCAGGTCGGGGGTGTCCTCGGCGCACATGCGCACGGCTTCGGCGCCATTGCTGGCCACCCAGATCACCTGGTGCGCGGGCTCGAAGGCCAGGGCCCGGCGCAACGCCTCTACTGCCATGGGCATATCATTGACGATGGCGACCTTCATCCCTGAGCACCTCCGATCAGTTCCACCACGGCATCCAGCAACGCATCATCGTGGAAGCTGGCCTTTGCCAAATAGTAGTCGGCTCCAGCGTCCAGGCCACGTCGGCGATCTTCTTCACGATCCTTGTACGACACCACCATCACCGGCAGCGACTGCAACCGCTGGTCGCGGCGCACCAGGGTGACCAGCTCGATGCCGTCCATGCGCGGCATGTCGATGTCGGTGATCAGCAGGTCGAAATCCTCGCTGCGCAAGGCGTTCCAGCCGTCCATGCCATCCACCGCCACCGCCACCTCGTAGCCAC carries:
- a CDS encoding chemotaxis response regulator protein-glutamate methylesterase gives rise to the protein MKVAIVNDMPMAVEALRRALAFEPAHQVIWVASNGAEAVRMCAEDTPDLILMDLIMPVMDGVEATRRIMAETPCAIVIVTVDRKQNVHRVFEAMGHGALDVVDTPALGAGDAREAAAPLLRKILNIGWLIGQQRPGASKPLAAPLREASQRSGLVAIGSSAGGPAALEVLLKGLPRGFPASIVLVQHVDQVFAAGMAEWLASACGLPVRLAREGEPPQPGQVLLAGTNHHIRLLQGGQLAYTAEPVNEIYRPSIDVFFESVARYWNGDAVGVLLTGMGRDGAQGLKLMRQQGFLTIAQDQSSSAVYGMPKAAAAIDAAVEIRPLERIAGRLMETFAK